ATCCCCTGGCAAAGTGGCCTGATGAGATTGAAAAGATGAATAATCTGTTTAGAGGCTATGCAATTAGTTTCATGAACTATTATTATACAAATAAGCCCTATTCTCTTTTCGTAAAACCTTAGTTAATTGCACATCTCTTATTTTTTAAACACTGTGATCTGTATTTATAAAACTTATATATAATGTTAAGATACAGAATATGCTTTTTCAGGCGACAGGATTTACTCTTGTCTTTAAAACTGTCTGGATTTAATTAATAAACCTCTTTATTTAAAATAAAAACTATCTTGGGTCACTAAAATATAGTTAGTATATTTTACTGACGGTTAAGTATATAATCATATTTTAACAATAGTTATAATGTCAATGGAATACTAAAAAAGTATTTAAAATGTGGATATGCATTACTTTTTTAGCAGTCCATGTAGGACACCCGTAGCAGCCAAAACCAAATAAACTGCTGAAAGTAATTAAAAAGAAGGAGATAAAATGAGTGTAAAAGAAGATATAAGAAGTCAAATAGTAGGGGCACTTCAAGGAGCAGATTTTCCCATAAACACACCGGAAGAACTATTTGCAGCGCTTCCTAATGGTGCAGATACCACATGTAAATCAGGTGACGTTGAATTAAAAGCTTCAGATGCTGGTCAAGTACTTAAATCTGATGATTTTCCATTTAAAAGCGCAGAAGAAGTTGCAGATACCATAGTAGAAAAAGCAGGGTTGTAATAACCCTTATTTCCTATTTTTTGAAAATAATTCAGTTCCAACCTATTCTAATTTTACAATAGTCTCATTAAACACTGTATTTTTCTCTCGAATGATAGTTACTTCACTAACTTTCTCTGGAGGCTTTATTTTTTTACTGTTTCGGTTATAGGATGAATTCTAAGTGTTTGAACATTAAATTTTGGGTTGCATTTTGCAGTGATTGTGGTAGAATCACTTGAAAAACAATCAA
This is a stretch of genomic DNA from Methanobacterium sp.. It encodes these proteins:
- a CDS encoding MTH865 family protein gives rise to the protein MSVKEDIRSQIVGALQGADFPINTPEELFAALPNGADTTCKSGDVELKASDAGQVLKSDDFPFKSAEEVADTIVEKAGL